The Osmia bicornis bicornis chromosome 9, iOsmBic2.1, whole genome shotgun sequence genome has a segment encoding these proteins:
- the LOC114873039 gene encoding palmitoyltransferase ZDHHC16 isoform X2, giving the protein MVSLLTASIVYIAYYIGLPYWWEKSPFMTIILLLVGNWLLINVCFHYYMGVNVPAGYPPQGSLIPEAVSICKKCIKPKPPRTHHCSVCNRCILKMDHHCPWLNNCVGHYNHRHFFQYMAFTVVGILFIMLFGVEIAYQEFFPAQEPELDGHPVRINNSEIIPVTESLDHLSEEELAEIAKQAADTNTKEWKRRLIVFAALICVATFAALGALTCWHAGLITRGETSIEARINSTETQKYKALGKIYQNPYNFGPRQNWKLFLGVTGRSWWHVFFPSNHGPDGDGLTWKTIHDTKIS; this is encoded by the exons ATGGTGAGCCTTTTAACTGCAAGTATCGTGTACATTGCATATTACATTGGTCTACCATATTGGTGGGAAAAGAGTCCATTTATGACAATAATCCTTCTATTGGTTGGAAACTGGTTGCTGATAAATGTATGCTTCCATTATTATATGGGTGTAAATGTTCCAGCTGGTTATCCACCTCAAGGTAGTCTTATTCCAGAGGCTGTGAGTATTTGTAAGAAATGTATTAAACCAAAACCACCCAGAACGCATCATTGTTCTGTGTGTAACAGATGCATCCTGAAGATGGATCATCACTGTC CATGGTTAAATAATTGTGTTGGCCATTATAATCATAGACACTTTTTTCAATACATGGCATTTACAGTAGTTggtattttattcataatgcTGTTTGGCGTTGAAATAGCATATCAAGAATTTTTCCCAGCACAAGAACCAGAATTAGATGGCCATCCAGTGCGTATTAATAATTCCGAAATAATTCCTGTG ACCGAATCGCTAGATCATTTAAGTGAAGAAGAATTAGCTGAAATAGCTAAACAAGCTGCAGATACAAATACTAAAGAATGGAAACGAAGACTTATAGTTTTTGCAGCATTAATTTGTGTTGCTACTTTTGCGGCATTAGGTGCTTTGACATGTTGGCACGCGGGTCTTATCACTAGAGGAGAAACAAGTATAGAGGCGCGTATAAACAGCACTGAAACGCAAAAGTATAAAGCACTTGGTAAAATATATCAAAATCCATATAACTTTGGACCAAGACAAAACTGGAAACTATTTTTAGGTGTTACTGGcag AAGTTGGTGGCATGTATTTTTTCCATCAAATCATGGTCCAGATGGAGACGGTCTTACATGGAAAACTATTCACGATACAAAAATATCTTGA
- the LOC114873036 gene encoding serine protease snake-like isoform X1: MAFRFTLLTIFILLNITLALPAKNSGNSKKKKVNRPKLSDNIENNPFLQEDNTTEPPDYQRNPFLSNILQPKLSLPNNDSQEYKFANNKSSKATETSSINIAIYINNPFLQGGSSVNYSINAIPLNNSDVNTVIPKDKLLVDEVPSETNTYTDIRTKSEIKCEEYGRQFSSTTEILTLVGSNAEVIKISNKKCMNANRLVVGGVDASRGEFPHMVALGTRTTEGTFSFSCGGTLIAPEWVLTAAHCTYGPKSPTDVRVGFHNLKDDKHGITTTINKIMRHPSYRPPAMYADIALIKLNTNVTFSKEIRPACLYQQYDTVPPQAWVSGWGVTEFGGEEQSDTLQKALLDIVDNIACAIRHNQSIAVPYGITPSMICAGDRRGGWTKDTCQGDSGGPLQIIHPQNFCLFQVLGITSFGQGCAVVDTPGVYTRVSHYLNWIEDIVWT, from the exons ATGGCATTTCGATTTACTCTTCttacaatatttatattacttaaCATAACTTTGGCGTTACCCGCGAAAAATTCAG gaaattcaaagaagaaaaaagttaATCGGCCGAAATTAAGTGACAATATTGAAAACAATCCATTCCTTCAAGAGGACAACACAACTGAACCACCAGATTATCAAAGGAATCCTTTCttgtcaaatattttacaacCAAAGTTATCATTGCCTAACAATGACAGTCAAGAATACAAATTTGCAAACAACAAGTCATCTAAGGCAACTGAAACTAGTAGTATCAATATTGCTATTTATATCAATAATCCTTTCTTACAAGGTGGATCTAGTGTAAACTATTCTATTAATGCAATTCCTTTAAATAATTCAGATGTTAATACAGTTATACCAAAAGATAAGTTATTAGTGGATGAGGTTCCAAGTGAAACAAATACATATACAGATATCAGAACAAAGTCAGAGATCA AATGCGAAGAATATGGAAGACAATTTTCGAGTACAACAGAAATATTGACTTTGGTGGGTTCTAATGCAGAAGTGATCAAAATAAGTAACAAGAAATGTATGAACGCAAATCGACTTGTTGTTGGAGGTGTTGATGCTTCTCGTGGTGAATTTCCTCACATGGTTGCTCTAGGTACAAGAACCACAGAAGGAACATTTAGTTTCTCTTGTGGCGGTACTCTTATTGCTCCAGAATGGGTACTTACTGCAGCACACTGTACTTATGGACCaaa AAGTCCAACAGATGTTCGTGTTGGATTCCACAATTTGAAAGATGATAAACATGGTATTACAACCACGATTAACAAGATAATGCGTCACCCAAGTTACAGACCTCCTGCAATGTATGCCGATATTGctcttataaaattaaataccaaTGTTACATTTAGTAAAGAAATAAGACCTGCCTGTTTATATCAACAATATGATACCGTACCTCCTCAAGCATGGGTCAGTGGCTGGGGTGTAACTGAATTTG GTGGAGAGGAGCAAAGTGACACACTGCAAAAGGCTCTTCTTGATATTGTTGATAACATAGCCTGTGCAATAAGACATAATCAGTCAATAGCAGTACCATATGGGATTACACCAAGTATGATCTGTGCAGGAGATCGTCGTGGTGGTTGGACCAAAGACACTTGTCAAGGAGATTCTGGAGGCCcattacaaataattcatcCTCAAAATTTCTGCCTGTTTCAAGTATTAGGTATCACCAGCTTTGGGCAAGGTTGTGCGGTTGTTGATACACCTGGAGTGTATACAAGGGTCTCCCATTATCTTAACTGGATCGAGGACATCGTATGGACGTAA
- the LOC114873039 gene encoding palmitoyltransferase ZDHHC16 isoform X1: MVRIKWSLTNAPNILRLNLKQKWWNFQIIIKSLFYNDFLNWSYICDILLEPMFWFVENFTACLGPVFVVMVSLLTASIVYIAYYIGLPYWWEKSPFMTIILLLVGNWLLINVCFHYYMGVNVPAGYPPQGSLIPEAVSICKKCIKPKPPRTHHCSVCNRCILKMDHHCPWLNNCVGHYNHRHFFQYMAFTVVGILFIMLFGVEIAYQEFFPAQEPELDGHPVRINNSEIIPVTESLDHLSEEELAEIAKQAADTNTKEWKRRLIVFAALICVATFAALGALTCWHAGLITRGETSIEARINSTETQKYKALGKIYQNPYNFGPRQNWKLFLGVTGRSWWHVFFPSNHGPDGDGLTWKTIHDTKIS, encoded by the exons ATGGTACGAATAAAGTGGTCATTGACCAATGCTCCAAACATTCTTAG gcttaatttgaaacagaaatggtggaattttcaaattattataaaatcattattttataatgattTTTTGAATTGGAGCTATATATGTGATATACTTTTGGAACCAAtgttttggtttgtagaaaaCTTTACTGCTTGTCTAGGGCCG GTATTTGTGGTGATGGTGAGCCTTTTAACTGCAAGTATCGTGTACATTGCATATTACATTGGTCTACCATATTGGTGGGAAAAGAGTCCATTTATGACAATAATCCTTCTATTGGTTGGAAACTGGTTGCTGATAAATGTATGCTTCCATTATTATATGGGTGTAAATGTTCCAGCTGGTTATCCACCTCAAGGTAGTCTTATTCCAGAGGCTGTGAGTATTTGTAAGAAATGTATTAAACCAAAACCACCCAGAACGCATCATTGTTCTGTGTGTAACAGATGCATCCTGAAGATGGATCATCACTGTC CATGGTTAAATAATTGTGTTGGCCATTATAATCATAGACACTTTTTTCAATACATGGCATTTACAGTAGTTggtattttattcataatgcTGTTTGGCGTTGAAATAGCATATCAAGAATTTTTCCCAGCACAAGAACCAGAATTAGATGGCCATCCAGTGCGTATTAATAATTCCGAAATAATTCCTGTG ACCGAATCGCTAGATCATTTAAGTGAAGAAGAATTAGCTGAAATAGCTAAACAAGCTGCAGATACAAATACTAAAGAATGGAAACGAAGACTTATAGTTTTTGCAGCATTAATTTGTGTTGCTACTTTTGCGGCATTAGGTGCTTTGACATGTTGGCACGCGGGTCTTATCACTAGAGGAGAAACAAGTATAGAGGCGCGTATAAACAGCACTGAAACGCAAAAGTATAAAGCACTTGGTAAAATATATCAAAATCCATATAACTTTGGACCAAGACAAAACTGGAAACTATTTTTAGGTGTTACTGGcag AAGTTGGTGGCATGTATTTTTTCCATCAAATCATGGTCCAGATGGAGACGGTCTTACATGGAAAACTATTCACGATACAAAAATATCTTGA
- the LOC114873036 gene encoding serine protease snake-like isoform X2: MAFRFTLLTIFILLNITLALPAKNSGNSKKKKVNRPKLSDNIENNPFLQEDNTTEPPDYQRNPFLSNILQPKLSLPNNDSQEYKFANNKSSKATETNVNTVIPKDKLLVDEVPSETNTYTDIRTKSEIKCEEYGRQFSSTTEILTLVGSNAEVIKISNKKCMNANRLVVGGVDASRGEFPHMVALGTRTTEGTFSFSCGGTLIAPEWVLTAAHCTYGPKSPTDVRVGFHNLKDDKHGITTTINKIMRHPSYRPPAMYADIALIKLNTNVTFSKEIRPACLYQQYDTVPPQAWVSGWGVTEFGGEEQSDTLQKALLDIVDNIACAIRHNQSIAVPYGITPSMICAGDRRGGWTKDTCQGDSGGPLQIIHPQNFCLFQVLGITSFGQGCAVVDTPGVYTRVSHYLNWIEDIVWT; this comes from the exons ATGGCATTTCGATTTACTCTTCttacaatatttatattacttaaCATAACTTTGGCGTTACCCGCGAAAAATTCAG gaaattcaaagaagaaaaaagttaATCGGCCGAAATTAAGTGACAATATTGAAAACAATCCATTCCTTCAAGAGGACAACACAACTGAACCACCAGATTATCAAAGGAATCCTTTCttgtcaaatattttacaacCAAAGTTATCATTGCCTAACAATGACAGTCAAGAATACAAATTTGCAAACAACAAGTCATCTAAGGCAACTGAAACTA ATGTTAATACAGTTATACCAAAAGATAAGTTATTAGTGGATGAGGTTCCAAGTGAAACAAATACATATACAGATATCAGAACAAAGTCAGAGATCA AATGCGAAGAATATGGAAGACAATTTTCGAGTACAACAGAAATATTGACTTTGGTGGGTTCTAATGCAGAAGTGATCAAAATAAGTAACAAGAAATGTATGAACGCAAATCGACTTGTTGTTGGAGGTGTTGATGCTTCTCGTGGTGAATTTCCTCACATGGTTGCTCTAGGTACAAGAACCACAGAAGGAACATTTAGTTTCTCTTGTGGCGGTACTCTTATTGCTCCAGAATGGGTACTTACTGCAGCACACTGTACTTATGGACCaaa AAGTCCAACAGATGTTCGTGTTGGATTCCACAATTTGAAAGATGATAAACATGGTATTACAACCACGATTAACAAGATAATGCGTCACCCAAGTTACAGACCTCCTGCAATGTATGCCGATATTGctcttataaaattaaataccaaTGTTACATTTAGTAAAGAAATAAGACCTGCCTGTTTATATCAACAATATGATACCGTACCTCCTCAAGCATGGGTCAGTGGCTGGGGTGTAACTGAATTTG GTGGAGAGGAGCAAAGTGACACACTGCAAAAGGCTCTTCTTGATATTGTTGATAACATAGCCTGTGCAATAAGACATAATCAGTCAATAGCAGTACCATATGGGATTACACCAAGTATGATCTGTGCAGGAGATCGTCGTGGTGGTTGGACCAAAGACACTTGTCAAGGAGATTCTGGAGGCCcattacaaataattcatcCTCAAAATTTCTGCCTGTTTCAAGTATTAGGTATCACCAGCTTTGGGCAAGGTTGTGCGGTTGTTGATACACCTGGAGTGTATACAAGGGTCTCCCATTATCTTAACTGGATCGAGGACATCGTATGGACGTAA
- the LOC114873034 gene encoding peroxisomal N(1)-acetyl-spermine/spermidine oxidase-like, with protein MLAFRVQLVSFKMLCRGIFLFYLITETIASCAPPQSYKRIVIVGSGASGIAAATKLMLNGFHNVQILEAENRIGGRVNTVKFDDYLVDLGAQWIHGEKGNVVYEIVANMNLTDHSDPYKEEVFTSSGELIDSTMMKNLTDIYIELIDDIINVTVACQRSVGECFEAKLKEHFAVFPELNETMQEQLLWNFNMMQTSLDPADSWYDIAAQEYGEYQTCDGDQTVNWKERGYSTILDILMQKIPDPVNELPVMNKTVLNAEVTKIDYSGEDGKAKITTHDGREFIADHVIVTVSLGVLKEQHETLFNPPLPEYKVNSIKGLGYGYACKIFLAFNDTWFNPENMKNGGYRILWSKEEREELDRDPKRRWMAYALGFWVVEHKPRLLYVWVSGKGGRLMDKVTDDEVYDQCVELLNKFLSKHFNVSKPIGMIRSKWYQKHFRGTYSYRSLETVRTNSSAKQLSEPILKMEKTVILFGGEATNNHQFSTVHGAVATGWREAERLIDFYEKQLPECDDVHFGFKLL; from the exons ATGCTCGCGTTCAGAGTTCAGTTGGTCTCGTTCAAGATGCTCTGTCGAGGGATTTTCCTGTTTTACTTGATCACCGAGACCATTGCCTCCTGTGCCCCACCGCAGAGTTATAAAAGGATCGTGATTGTTGGTAGCGGAGCTTCTGGTATCGCAGCAGCCAccaaattaatgttaaacGGTTTTCATAATGTTCAAATCCTAGAAGCTGAAAACAGAATCGGTGGACGTGTGAATACAGTAAAATTCG ATGATTACTTGGTCGATTTAGGGGCGCAATGGATCCACGGAGAAAAGGGAAACGTCGTGTACGAAATCGTAGCTAATATGAACCTGACCGATCATTCGGATCCGTACAAAGAAGAAGTATTCACATCCTCGGGTGAATTAATTGATTCTACAATGATGAAGAACCTTACAGATATTTACATTGAACTTATAGACGACATAATAAATGTAACGGTCGCTTGCCAACGTTCTGTCGGCGAGTGTTTCGAAGCCAA GTTGAAAGAACATTTCGCGGTATTTCCGGAATTAAATGAAACGATGCAGGAACAATTATTATGGAATTTCAATATGATGCAGACGAGTTTAGATCCAGCCGACTCGTGGTACGATATTGCGGCACAAGAATACGGGGAATATCAAACCTGCGATGGGGACCAGACAGTAAATTGGAAAGAACGAGGATACAGTACAATTTTGGATATACTGATG CAAAAAATACCAGACCCGGTTAACGAATTACCGGTGATGAATAAAACTGTCTTGAACGCAGAGGTGACAAAAATTGATTACTCGGGCGAAGATGGTAAAGCGAAGATAACGACACACGATGGAAGAGAATTCATAGCCGATCATGTTATCGTCACGGTTTCCTTGGGGGTACTTAAAGAGCAGCATGAAACTCTATTCAATCCTCCATTACCAGAATACAAAGTTAACAGTATCAAG GGTTTGGGGTACGGATACGCTTGTAAAATATTCTTAGCGTTTAATGACACTTGGTTCAATCCTGAGAACATGAAAAATGGCGGTTACAGAATACTATGGAGTAAAGAAGAGAGGGAGGAACTTGACAGGGAT CCTAAAAGAAGGTGGATGGCTTACGCGTTGGGATTTTGGGTCGTGGAACACAAGCCTCGCTTACTCTACGTGTGGGTTTCCGGAAAGGGTGGGCGTTTGATGGATAAGGTCACAGACGATGAAGTATACGATCAATGCGTAGAATTGTTGAACAAATTTTTGTCGAAGCATTTTAACGTTAGTAAACCGATAGGGATGATAAG GAGTAAATGGTACCAAAAACATTTTCGCGGGACGTATAGTTACCGTAGCTTGGAAACGGTAAGAACGAATTCGAGTGCTAAACAATTGTCTGaaccaattttaaaaatggaaaaaaccG TGATTTTATTCGGTGGGGAAGCTACCAACAATCATCAATTTTCCACGGTGCATGGTGCAGTTGCTACCGGGTGGAGAGAAGCCGAAAGACTGATAGATTTCTATGAAAAACAATTGCCCGAATGTGACGATGTCCATTTTGGATTTAAACTactataa